A genomic segment from uncultured Desulfuromonas sp. encodes:
- a CDS encoding UvrD-helicase domain-containing protein yields MTQPRTYVTDFHIHSHYSRATSKQLTPEYLAYWARIKGVHVVGTGDISHPGWLGELKEKLEPAEEGLFRLKAEYANVPQAGDFPVPDGEVRFMLTGEISNIYKKAGKVRKVHNVICLPDFASAEMLQIKLDKIGNITSDGRPILGLDSKDLFDLCLNVCERTMFIPAHIWTPWFSALGAKSGFDNLTECYEELTPLLAAVEMGLSTDPAINWMCSFLDDFTLLANSDAHSPEKLGRNANLLATDLSYTALREAVIKGDDGFVGTISFFPQEGKYHFDGHRKCGVCFDPVETFRHDGLCPVCGKPLTVGVANRVVQLSDRSDILQRPNRKPFHSLIPLKELLGDLMGVGPASKKVAEVYRTQIRQWGPELSILMDLPLDIIEQQSDALFAEAIRRMRAGEILIEEGYDGEYGRIRVFGDGEKEHFTHQESLFETLAAPTKVAKRALLTFDLEEYRRLLEEKAHGEDRSEEATEPAPATTHASDTNEATPPASQFTFNDAQRAAINHDHGPALILAGPGTGKTRVLVNRIQRLIDSGTASADRILAITFTNKAAQEMRERLTALMSDAAQHVTVATFHALGLQIIRDQLESTGRCENFALIDEDEKALIARHHLGWEKDTIRQRLAEVSALKQRLIDDEDDAEWFADWQRALRELNLFDLDDLLAVPLQLLEADPQLAAHYRQKFSWLLVDEYQDVNRAQYALIRLLAPTSDANLFAIGDPNQAIYGFRGADIRYIQQFSADYPQAAVFQLNQSYRCPDPILRASGDVLHTVDSQDAGLLCGVPSQVKTAINHYPSDKAEAEGLARTIEQLLGGVSFFSIDSAVTSGEAVDIGGLGEIAILCRLGRQMEAIGKALRDHHIPYRIVGEVPFFRREPVKSLLLQCRAAHNPGNPFLHQQMLDQFAISAEQLQHWAQLTTSHQLVAAVAAHNDAALTDHPALRRLLDLCDAFPAPQAFLDYLALGAVADDYSANSEAVALMTLHASKGLEFDAVFIPGCEQGLLPYGLFESQRSDVDEEQRLLYVGMTRAKKRLFLSHADRRFLLGKEYQLARSLFLDRIERELLEQVRHEAKKRPAAPEEEQLSFL; encoded by the coding sequence ATGACCCAGCCTCGCACCTACGTCACCGATTTTCACATCCACTCCCATTATTCGCGCGCCACCAGCAAGCAACTGACGCCGGAATATCTGGCCTACTGGGCGCGGATCAAAGGGGTGCATGTGGTCGGCACGGGCGACATCAGCCATCCGGGCTGGTTGGGTGAACTGAAGGAGAAGCTGGAACCGGCGGAGGAAGGATTGTTTCGTCTCAAAGCGGAGTACGCCAATGTACCGCAGGCTGGGGACTTCCCGGTACCGGACGGCGAGGTGCGTTTCATGCTCACCGGCGAGATCAGCAACATCTACAAAAAAGCCGGTAAAGTGCGCAAGGTGCACAACGTGATCTGCCTACCGGACTTTGCCAGCGCCGAGATGCTGCAAATCAAGCTGGATAAGATTGGCAACATCACCTCGGACGGGCGACCGATTCTCGGGCTTGATTCCAAAGACTTGTTTGACCTGTGCCTGAATGTGTGCGAACGCACCATGTTCATCCCGGCGCATATCTGGACGCCGTGGTTCTCGGCGCTGGGCGCCAAGTCGGGCTTTGACAATTTGACGGAATGTTACGAGGAGCTGACCCCGCTGCTGGCTGCGGTGGAGATGGGCCTGTCCACGGACCCGGCCATCAACTGGATGTGCTCGTTTCTCGACGACTTCACCCTGCTGGCCAACTCCGACGCCCATTCACCGGAAAAGCTGGGCCGCAACGCCAACCTGCTGGCTACGGACTTGAGTTATACAGCGCTGCGCGAGGCGGTGATCAAAGGGGATGACGGCTTTGTCGGCACCATTTCGTTTTTCCCCCAAGAGGGCAAATACCACTTTGACGGCCACCGCAAGTGCGGCGTGTGTTTCGACCCGGTGGAGACCTTTCGCCACGACGGCCTGTGCCCGGTGTGCGGTAAGCCGCTGACCGTGGGCGTGGCCAACCGGGTGGTGCAGCTTTCCGACCGCAGCGATATTTTGCAGCGGCCGAACCGCAAGCCGTTTCATTCGCTGATCCCGCTCAAGGAATTACTCGGCGATCTGATGGGCGTCGGCCCCGCCAGCAAGAAAGTGGCCGAAGTCTACCGGACGCAGATCCGCCAGTGGGGGCCGGAGCTCTCCATCCTCATGGACCTGCCGCTCGACATCATCGAACAGCAGAGCGACGCCCTGTTTGCCGAGGCGATTCGCCGTATGCGCGCCGGGGAGATTCTCATTGAGGAAGGTTACGACGGCGAATACGGCCGCATCCGCGTGTTCGGCGACGGTGAAAAGGAGCACTTCACCCATCAGGAAAGTTTGTTCGAGACTCTGGCCGCACCGACCAAAGTCGCCAAACGCGCGTTGTTGACGTTTGATCTGGAGGAATACCGCCGTCTGCTGGAAGAGAAAGCGCACGGAGAAGACCGAAGTGAAGAGGCTACGGAGCCAGCGCCAGCGACCACGCACGCCAGCGACACGAACGAGGCAACGCCCCCAGCCAGTCAATTCACCTTCAACGACGCCCAGCGCGCCGCCATCAACCATGATCACGGCCCGGCGCTGATTCTCGCCGGTCCCGGCACCGGCAAGACGCGGGTTCTGGTCAATCGCATCCAGCGCCTCATCGACAGCGGCACCGCATCAGCCGACCGCATCCTCGCCATCACGTTTACCAACAAGGCCGCCCAGGAGATGCGCGAACGGCTGACCGCCCTGATGAGCGACGCGGCGCAACATGTGACTGTGGCCACCTTTCATGCCCTGGGTTTGCAGATCATCCGTGACCAGTTGGAATCCACCGGCCGCTGTGAAAATTTTGCCCTGATTGACGAAGACGAAAAAGCCCTGATCGCCCGCCACCATCTCGGCTGGGAAAAAGATACGATTCGGCAGCGACTTGCTGAGGTCAGCGCCCTCAAGCAGCGCCTGATCGACGACGAGGACGACGCGGAATGGTTTGCCGACTGGCAGCGGGCCTTGCGGGAGTTGAATCTGTTCGACCTCGACGACCTGCTGGCCGTGCCGTTGCAACTTCTGGAAGCGGACCCGCAACTGGCCGCGCACTATCGGCAGAAGTTTTCCTGGCTGCTGGTGGATGAATACCAGGACGTCAACCGCGCCCAGTATGCGCTGATCCGCCTGTTGGCACCGACCAGCGACGCCAACCTGTTTGCCATTGGCGATCCCAATCAGGCCATTTACGGCTTTCGCGGTGCGGACATCCGTTACATCCAGCAGTTCAGCGCCGACTATCCGCAGGCCGCCGTCTTCCAGCTCAACCAGAGCTACCGCTGCCCTGATCCCATCTTGCGCGCCTCCGGCGACGTGCTGCACACGGTGGACAGTCAAGACGCCGGGCTGCTGTGCGGTGTTCCGTCGCAGGTCAAAACCGCCATCAACCACTATCCCAGCGACAAGGCCGAGGCCGAGGGGCTGGCCCGCACCATCGAACAGCTGCTCGGCGGGGTGAGCTTTTTCTCCATCGACTCCGCCGTGACCAGCGGCGAGGCGGTCGACATCGGCGGTCTGGGCGAGATCGCCATCTTGTGTCGCCTCGGCCGTCAGATGGAGGCGATCGGAAAAGCCCTGCGCGATCACCACATCCCCTACCGCATCGTCGGCGAAGTGCCGTTTTTCCGCCGGGAGCCGGTCAAGTCGCTGCTGCTGCAATGCCGTGCCGCACACAATCCGGGCAATCCGTTTTTGCATCAACAGATGCTGGATCAGTTCGCCATCAGCGCCGAGCAATTGCAGCACTGGGCACAGCTAACCACCTCCCACCAACTGGTCGCAGCCGTGGCCGCCCACAACGACGCAGCGCTGACCGACCACCCGGCCCTGCGCCGCCTGCTCGATCTGTGCGACGCATTCCCCGCGCCGCAGGCGTTCCTCGACTATCTGGCCCTGGGCGCGGTGGCCGATGACTACAGTGCCAACAGTGAAGCGGTGGCGCTGATGACCCTGCACGCCTCCAAAGGACTTGAGTTTGATGCCGTGTTTATTCCCGGCTGTGAACAGGGCCTGCTGCCCTATGGCTTATTCGAATCGCAAAGAAGTGATGTGGACGAGGAGCAACGCCTGCTCTATGTCGGCATGACCCGCGCCAAGAAAAGGTTGTTTCTGTCTCACGCCGACCGTCGCTTCCTGCTCGGCAAAGAGTATCAGCTGGCGCGCAGCCTGTTCCTCGATCGCATTGAACGGGAACTGTTGGAGCAGGTGCGCCACGAGGCGAAAAAACGCCCGGCAGCACCGGAGGAGGAGCAGTTGTCGTTTTTATAA
- a CDS encoding ATP-binding protein yields the protein MPLNPQEQKRDLSLDARAGNEKLFFTVDSALLSELGEKLVESVHIALLELVKNSYDADATKATVEISSYSETEYKIVVKDNGVGMSLEDVKKYWMRIATNNKAENRVSDVYGRKKSGSKGIGRFSCRRLGPELYLDTTAQLKNGKYETTSFYVNWAAYKPGTDVSEIECDGETTRTSAGKTGTSLEIIGSKKGWDRGGWGVLKRRLMLLVINRGNRAINGKKDDPGFDISLIAPDFEESSITNPREDLMNAGWGRLTLKVKEDGEACWSLDAKTIGQKKIIQPERYPELAGTTADIAFLPDVKNQFRNPDLILKTSLQEALNNWGSIYVRAEGIRVYPYGERGDDWLEIDRDRGLRQSSSRYLSIKSLAKSLRGVTEGRELLNLLSAKSHVGEVIVSSPNNLFEMKASREGFVGDLAISTLRTVVRFGIDWATVYRDYFLRLMEQESLKRAQLDFATSVSSPEDLEEALKQEPVVAATKYLDKEIRNLTQTLPKKENKRVLESASKAIDLILESKKVREHELQHLRLVAATSSLFLVFQHEVRSLLGVLGEFDIRLKKLSRKMVDASAIEDIAAMRKTFDDTKSNFNSLLEMTSLLSVDAKRDSAKRLAISVRARKAVECFRLICKNYDLKIDLSGIPTALKVGPLLEAELLSIFMNTISNSIKSVIAAGTKNIAIVADQLSDNRIKLNILDSGLGVEPGNDDLFLPFLADPKGQLYSSLHEKLNPEDEHIVGAGSGLGLPIVRDIAVSHNGSASFVVPPEGWTCNLEIIIK from the coding sequence ATGCCCCTAAATCCTCAAGAGCAAAAAAGAGATTTAAGCCTTGATGCAAGAGCCGGCAATGAAAAGCTTTTTTTCACTGTCGATAGTGCTCTTCTTTCTGAGCTCGGGGAGAAACTTGTTGAAAGCGTCCATATCGCGCTGCTTGAGCTTGTTAAAAATTCCTATGACGCTGATGCAACAAAAGCAACAGTCGAGATCTCTTCCTATAGTGAAACCGAATATAAAATCGTTGTAAAAGACAATGGTGTCGGAATGTCGTTGGAAGATGTAAAAAAATACTGGATGCGAATTGCGACAAACAACAAAGCTGAAAATAGGGTTTCAGATGTTTATGGACGTAAAAAGTCTGGCTCGAAGGGAATTGGCCGTTTTAGTTGTCGCCGCTTAGGTCCTGAGCTTTATCTTGATACAACTGCTCAATTGAAAAACGGAAAATACGAAACAACCAGCTTTTATGTGAACTGGGCCGCATATAAACCCGGAACTGACGTATCAGAAATAGAATGCGATGGAGAAACAACGCGTACATCTGCTGGTAAAACTGGAACCAGCCTCGAGATCATTGGTTCAAAAAAGGGTTGGGACCGTGGGGGCTGGGGAGTTCTGAAGCGTCGGCTAATGTTGTTGGTGATTAATCGTGGTAACCGAGCAATTAATGGGAAGAAGGATGACCCTGGGTTTGACATTTCGTTGATTGCCCCAGACTTTGAAGAAAGTAGTATCACTAACCCACGAGAAGATTTGATGAATGCGGGCTGGGGACGATTAACATTAAAAGTGAAAGAAGATGGCGAAGCATGTTGGTCGCTTGATGCTAAAACTATTGGGCAAAAGAAGATCATTCAACCTGAGCGGTATCCTGAGTTGGCAGGGACTACTGCAGATATTGCTTTTCTTCCAGATGTGAAAAATCAATTTCGGAATCCTGATTTGATATTAAAAACTTCCCTTCAAGAGGCATTAAATAATTGGGGAAGCATCTATGTGAGAGCGGAAGGTATTCGTGTTTATCCCTATGGAGAGCGTGGCGATGATTGGCTTGAAATTGATCGCGACAGGGGCCTCAGGCAATCAAGTAGCAGGTATCTTAGTATCAAGAGCCTCGCTAAATCGTTGAGAGGAGTAACAGAAGGACGCGAGCTGCTTAATCTGCTTTCAGCCAAGAGTCATGTTGGTGAAGTTATCGTTTCATCACCCAATAATCTTTTCGAAATGAAAGCTAGCCGAGAAGGTTTTGTTGGTGATCTGGCTATTTCTACACTTCGGACAGTGGTTCGCTTTGGAATCGACTGGGCGACGGTTTATAGAGATTATTTTCTTAGATTAATGGAGCAGGAGTCGCTTAAAAGAGCTCAGCTTGATTTTGCTACCAGCGTATCTTCTCCTGAAGATTTAGAGGAAGCACTTAAGCAAGAACCTGTTGTAGCCGCAACAAAATATCTTGATAAGGAAATTCGAAACCTCACGCAAACGCTCCCTAAGAAAGAAAATAAAAGGGTTCTTGAAAGCGCGAGTAAAGCTATAGATCTCATTTTAGAGAGCAAAAAGGTCCGTGAGCATGAGTTGCAGCACTTACGGTTAGTTGCAGCTACATCATCGTTGTTTCTGGTCTTTCAGCATGAAGTGAGGTCGCTTTTGGGTGTTCTCGGTGAGTTTGATATCCGCCTTAAAAAATTGTCAAGAAAGATGGTTGATGCTTCTGCAATAGAAGATATTGCTGCTATGCGCAAAACTTTTGATGATACTAAAAGTAATTTTAACAGTTTATTGGAAATGACTTCTTTACTTTCTGTGGATGCAAAACGCGATTCCGCTAAGCGGCTGGCTATTTCCGTACGCGCTAGAAAAGCCGTCGAATGTTTTCGTTTGATTTGTAAAAACTACGATTTGAAAATTGATCTTTCGGGTATTCCTACAGCTCTTAAAGTTGGGCCATTGTTGGAAGCCGAATTGTTATCTATTTTTATGAATACGATTTCAAACTCTATTAAATCAGTCATTGCGGCTGGGACGAAAAATATCGCTATCGTAGCAGATCAGTTATCTGACAATCGAATCAAATTAAATATTTTAGACAGTGGTCTTGGCGTTGAACCTGGTAATGACGATCTTTTTTTGCCTTTTCTTGCAGATCCTAAAGGACAGCTTTATTCATCGCTACATGAAAAACTTAATCCTGAAGATGAGCATATCGTTGGTGCAGGAAGTGGCTTGGGATTGCCAATTGTAAGAGACATTGCCGTATCACATAATGGTAGCGCTAGTTTTGTCGTACCACCAGAAGGCTGGACATGTAATTTGGAGATAATTATAAAATGA
- a CDS encoding Glu/Leu/Phe/Val dehydrogenase, giving the protein MEDIFKFYDDLGPTKILHIYEPELNLKAVLVVDNVAAGPSIGGLRMAPDVSTEECCRLARAMTLKNAAAGLAHGGGKAVLYGDPKMPREHKEQLIRCLANVLRDIKEYIVGPDMGTDEECMAWVHDEIARSVGLPRELGGIPLDEIGATGWGLFHATEVALEECDFELSGARVVVQGFGAVGKHAARFLTGQGAILVGAADSQGAIYNTQGLHLNQLIELKARGKNLTDYADAQHGDRDAVLDMECDIWIPAARPDVIHEDNVGRLKTRLVVEGANIPITHAAEKILHERGILCIPDFIANAGGVICAAMEYKGATEAAALEAIEEKLRHNTRNVLDGVKHKGLLPREAAVELAVQRVKRAGMFRRWNVF; this is encoded by the coding sequence ATGGAAGACATTTTCAAATTCTATGATGATCTCGGCCCGACCAAAATTCTTCATATCTATGAACCAGAGCTGAACCTGAAAGCAGTTCTGGTGGTGGATAATGTCGCGGCCGGGCCATCCATTGGTGGACTGCGCATGGCTCCGGATGTCAGTACCGAGGAGTGTTGCCGTCTGGCGCGGGCCATGACGTTAAAAAACGCTGCGGCAGGACTGGCTCACGGCGGCGGGAAAGCCGTACTCTATGGCGATCCGAAAATGCCGCGCGAGCACAAAGAGCAGCTGATTCGCTGTCTGGCCAATGTCTTACGCGATATCAAGGAATATATCGTCGGCCCGGATATGGGCACCGATGAAGAGTGTATGGCCTGGGTGCATGATGAGATTGCTCGCTCTGTCGGTCTACCCCGTGAGTTGGGCGGCATTCCTTTGGATGAAATCGGCGCCACCGGCTGGGGACTGTTTCACGCCACGGAGGTGGCGTTGGAGGAGTGTGACTTTGAACTCTCCGGTGCCCGCGTCGTGGTGCAGGGCTTCGGTGCCGTGGGCAAACATGCGGCCCGCTTTCTCACCGGACAAGGCGCGATTCTGGTGGGCGCGGCGGATTCACAGGGCGCTATCTACAACACGCAGGGTCTCCATCTCAACCAACTGATCGAACTCAAGGCCCGCGGTAAAAACCTCACCGACTATGCCGACGCGCAACACGGCGACCGGGATGCGGTGCTCGACATGGAGTGCGACATCTGGATTCCCGCAGCCCGCCCCGACGTCATCCACGAAGACAATGTCGGCCGCCTTAAAACCCGGCTGGTGGTGGAAGGAGCCAACATCCCCATCACCCATGCGGCGGAGAAGATACTCCACGAGCGGGGCATCCTGTGTATTCCCGACTTTATCGCCAATGCCGGTGGCGTCATCTGCGCCGCCATGGAATACAAAGGCGCTACAGAAGCCGCAGCCCTCGAAGCCATTGAAGAAAAGCTGCGACACAACACCCGCAATGTTTTGGATGGCGTCAAGCACAAGGGGCTGTTACCCCGAGAAGCAGCGGTTGAATTAGCGGTGCAGCGGGTCAAACGGGCTGGCATGTTTCGGCGGTGGAATGTTTTTTAA
- a CDS encoding sigma 54-interacting transcriptional regulator, which yields MEINHEQFFREMTLRVCSSLDIRLALKRTYDYLRQIMPLHSIYLNVHDETLSALRFIAWEPEECKIGEIIPLPKDAWEWSRALREPVINDANSDDPMINKMAELTHNEGFTTMPVPLYLEGKRIGGLILRAVGIGAYDHTHIELMKSLTEPFAIALANALAHQELLSYRDQLLDDNRFLQNELIPPAATEIIGSNGGLRNVMEMVGQVAPRNNTVLLLGETGVGKEVIANAIHYSSTRRDGPFIKVNCGAIPESLIDSELFGHEKGAFTGAVTTRRGRFERSSGGTIFLDEIGELPLAAQVKLLRILQSHELERVGGSTPIPVDIRVIAATHRNLEEMVAAQQFREDLWFRLNVFPIFIPPLRQRREDIPALVRSLLTSKSREMGLHPIPPLAVGALERLTRYAWPGNVRELQNVIERELVRYKGGALTFDRVVGQDDSSPVLPVDAEESFSPKPLDDHLTTYLRQVLEHTSGRINGEGGAAQLLGINPSTLRSKMKKLGIVRR from the coding sequence TTTTCGCGAGATGACGCTACGGGTGTGCAGCAGTCTCGATATCCGCCTCGCTCTGAAACGCACTTATGACTATCTGCGTCAAATCATGCCGTTGCATAGCATTTATCTCAACGTGCATGACGAAACTCTCAGCGCGTTACGCTTTATTGCCTGGGAGCCTGAAGAGTGCAAAATCGGCGAGATTATCCCTTTGCCCAAAGATGCCTGGGAGTGGAGCCGGGCATTGCGTGAGCCGGTGATCAATGATGCCAATTCCGATGATCCCATGATCAATAAAATGGCCGAGCTGACCCATAACGAAGGCTTTACCACGATGCCGGTTCCTCTCTATCTCGAAGGAAAGCGGATCGGTGGCCTGATTTTGCGCGCCGTTGGCATTGGTGCCTATGATCACACCCATATTGAATTGATGAAAAGTCTGACTGAGCCGTTTGCCATTGCCCTGGCCAACGCCCTGGCCCACCAGGAATTGTTGAGCTACCGCGATCAGTTGCTCGACGATAACCGTTTTCTGCAAAATGAGCTGATCCCGCCCGCGGCCACCGAAATCATCGGCAGTAACGGCGGGTTGCGCAATGTCATGGAGATGGTCGGTCAGGTGGCGCCGCGCAACAATACTGTGCTGCTGCTCGGTGAAACCGGTGTCGGCAAGGAGGTGATTGCCAACGCCATCCACTATAGTTCCACACGCCGGGACGGGCCGTTTATTAAAGTCAACTGCGGGGCGATTCCCGAATCTCTCATTGACAGTGAATTGTTTGGCCATGAAAAAGGCGCATTTACTGGTGCTGTCACCACGCGGCGTGGTCGTTTTGAGCGCTCCAGCGGTGGCACGATTTTTCTCGACGAAATCGGCGAACTACCATTAGCCGCCCAGGTCAAGCTGCTGCGGATTCTGCAATCTCACGAATTGGAGCGGGTCGGTGGCTCCACACCCATTCCTGTGGATATCCGCGTGATTGCCGCCACTCACCGCAATCTCGAAGAGATGGTCGCCGCCCAGCAGTTTCGCGAAGATCTGTGGTTTCGCCTCAATGTGTTTCCGATTTTTATCCCGCCGCTACGCCAGCGTAGAGAGGATATCCCGGCGCTGGTCCGCTCACTGCTGACGTCGAAAAGTCGTGAGATGGGGTTACACCCGATTCCGCCACTCGCTGTCGGTGCTTTGGAGCGCCTCACCCGTTACGCCTGGCCCGGCAATGTGCGGGAACTGCAGAATGTCATCGAGCGGGAGCTGGTGCGCTACAAAGGGGGGGCGCTGACATTCGATCGCGTGGTGGGGCAGGACGACTCCAGCCCTGTCCTCCCGGTTGATGCCGAAGAGTCGTTTTCACCCAAACCTCTGGATGACCATTTGACTACGTACCTGCGTCAAGTGCTTGAGCATACCAGCGGCCGCATCAACGGCGAGGGCGGTGCCGCGCAGCTGCTCGGCATCAACCCGAGCACGTTGAGGAGCAAGATGAAAAAACTGGGGATTGTGCGAAGGTAA
- a CDS encoding metallophosphoesterase family protein, protein MPGELPQRLIAIGDLHGQRDMLRRLLNVVQPTAADQLVFLGDYIDRGPDSCGLLSTLIALQQRFPDTVFLRGNHDQMLLDALVEVGVRHDASLRDICPRYRDDVGSFSDVDLFFSNGGRATLASYETNRLKDIPQEHVDFLEDTRLWWRIDPFLFVHAGLQPGIPVEKQSIFTLLWARNLPPSSDGIIQVVGHSPTPNNWPTFEGGRYAIDTGAGHNRVLTACDVLTREVWQVS, encoded by the coding sequence ATGCCGGGTGAGCTGCCACAGCGGTTGATCGCCATCGGCGATCTGCATGGCCAACGCGACATGCTGCGCCGCCTGCTCAATGTCGTCCAGCCGACCGCCGCCGACCAGCTGGTGTTCCTCGGTGATTATATTGATCGCGGCCCGGACAGTTGCGGTTTGCTCTCCACCCTCATCGCCCTGCAGCAACGTTTTCCCGACACGGTGTTTCTGCGCGGCAACCATGACCAGATGCTGCTTGATGCCTTGGTCGAAGTTGGCGTGCGTCACGATGCGAGCCTGCGGGACATCTGTCCGCGCTACCGTGACGACGTTGGCAGTTTTTCCGATGTGGATCTTTTTTTCAGCAACGGTGGCCGGGCCACGTTGGCCAGCTATGAAACGAACCGGCTAAAAGACATTCCCCAGGAACATGTGGATTTCTTGGAAGACACCCGGCTGTGGTGGCGCATTGATCCGTTCCTGTTTGTCCACGCCGGGCTTCAACCCGGCATTCCGGTTGAAAAGCAATCGATCTTTACCCTGCTGTGGGCGCGCAATCTGCCGCCAAGTAGCGACGGCATTATCCAGGTGGTTGGCCACAGTCCGACTCCGAACAACTGGCCGACTTTTGAAGGCGGGCGTTATGCGATTGATACCGGGGCTGGGCATAATCGGGTTTTGACGGCTTGTGATGTGTTGACTCGGGAGGTTTGGCAGGTGTCGTAG
- a CDS encoding cytochrome c3 family protein — translation MVKSLCLLFVLLLPTLSLGYDIDSSCVHCHGDKTQMTALGAPDLYLDPQAVDDEVNMGGTPTCVDCHQGDSTIMDKAAAHQGLLKPFLMAVGGAYKGEAMDRKQIGITALEPQGSAFDAMIPKPDKAALQQAKTGKILGIYYHDRDPQTFAYAPEVARATCGKCHDDEVTAYNSSTKGLLKHQRAFRTFSEDLPGPQNCGPWFGDNYEALASECAVPFDAAQNNASARQCSKCHAGCNDCHYQAYKGQGRHRFGPPEAPSCYGGGRASLCHAGPMDRRRGAGYMRGEYAFPSDLPVGVHVQNGVDCIDCHQIENHQFGHLASDSARNSCQQCHKEIVAAVAQSSHSNVDCSACHVQTVGAYQFTFWGPGVVAGVETPFTKHKEYYGTRSLPTLIKNAAGRWIPVKPYPMAALNQTKDVAPTGLKFRAIPQRTIKGDTRIGEPETFTITREQTDVNDAFIVNGTRNDLPHNNKALLWIQMDKMSHALGQARTCDSCHTSHAQVAESSYTYANKNDVQQPFTGSYTIIADADGMRFENMKTSTIVPRAKRQIADFAPFTFFPEGWNVKGIDFSIPFRPQAVTMATTELEEFLAELDQVKGRDVGMIRVVAYHNLEMAREMLAEKEK, via the coding sequence ATGGTGAAATCCCTGTGCCTCCTGTTTGTTCTACTCCTCCCCACTCTGAGCCTTGGCTACGACATAGACTCCTCCTGCGTGCACTGCCATGGCGATAAAACCCAAATGACGGCCCTCGGCGCGCCGGACCTGTACCTCGATCCGCAAGCCGTGGATGACGAAGTCAACATGGGCGGCACGCCCACCTGCGTCGACTGTCACCAGGGCGACAGCACCATCATGGACAAAGCCGCCGCGCACCAGGGCTTGCTCAAGCCGTTTCTGATGGCCGTTGGAGGCGCGTACAAAGGAGAGGCCATGGATCGCAAGCAGATCGGCATTACCGCACTGGAGCCGCAGGGCAGCGCCTTTGACGCCATGATTCCCAAGCCGGATAAAGCCGCCCTGCAACAGGCTAAAACCGGTAAGATTCTCGGCATCTACTATCACGACCGCGATCCGCAGACCTTTGCCTATGCGCCGGAAGTGGCCCGCGCCACCTGCGGCAAATGTCATGATGACGAGGTCACCGCCTACAACAGCTCCACCAAAGGGCTGCTCAAACATCAACGCGCCTTCCGCACCTTCAGTGAAGACCTGCCCGGCCCGCAGAACTGCGGCCCATGGTTCGGTGATAATTACGAAGCCCTGGCCAGTGAGTGTGCCGTGCCGTTTGATGCCGCGCAAAATAACGCCTCGGCGCGTCAATGCAGCAAATGTCACGCCGGATGCAACGATTGCCATTATCAAGCCTATAAAGGGCAAGGCCGTCACCGCTTTGGCCCGCCCGAAGCACCGTCCTGCTATGGCGGTGGCCGCGCCAGTCTGTGTCATGCCGGGCCGATGGATCGTCGCCGTGGTGCCGGATATATGCGCGGCGAATACGCCTTCCCGTCGGACCTGCCCGTCGGCGTACATGTGCAAAACGGCGTCGACTGCATCGACTGCCATCAGATCGAAAACCACCAGTTCGGCCACCTGGCCAGCGACTCGGCGCGCAACTCCTGCCAACAGTGCCATAAAGAGATCGTCGCTGCCGTCGCCCAATCCAGCCACAGCAATGTCGATTGCAGCGCCTGCCACGTCCAGACCGTCGGCGCGTATCAGTTCACCTTCTGGGGTCCGGGCGTGGTCGCCGGGGTGGAAACGCCCTTCACCAAGCACAAGGAATATTACGGTACCCGCTCTCTGCCGACGCTGATCAAAAACGCCGCCGGACGCTGGATTCCGGTCAAGCCCTACCCCATGGCCGCGCTCAACCAGACCAAAGATGTCGCCCCCACCGGCCTAAAATTCCGCGCCATCCCGCAACGCACCATCAAAGGGGATACGCGCATCGGCGAACCTGAGACCTTCACCATTACCCGCGAGCAGACCGACGTCAACGACGCCTTTATCGTCAACGGCACCCGCAACGACCTGCCGCATAACAACAAGGCCCTGTTGTGGATTCAGATGGACAAAATGAGCCACGCCCTCGGCCAGGCACGCACCTGCGACAGCTGCCACACCAGCCACGCCCAGGTGGCCGAATCCAGCTACACCTACGCCAATAAAAATGATGTACAGCAGCCGTTTACCGGCAGCTACACGATCATTGCTGATGCCGACGGTATGCGCTTTGAAAACATGAAAACCAGCACCATCGTCCCGAGGGCCAAACGACAGATTGCCGACTTTGCACCGTTCACCTTTTTCCCGGAAGGCTGGAATGTCAAAGGGATCGATTTCTCTATTCCGTTCCGTCCGCAGGCAGTGACGATGGCGACTACGGAATTAGAGGAATTTCTTGCTGAGTTGGATCAGGTGAAAGGTCGGGATGTGGGGATGATTCGTGTTGTAGCTTACCACAATTTGGAGATGGCGAGGGAGATGCTGGCTGAGAAAGAGAAATAA